The DNA region CGACATCTGGGGCGCGGACCATCACGGCTACGTGCCGCGCATGAAGGCGGCCATCGAGGCTCTCGGCAAGGACCGCGAATCCCTTCAGGTCATCCTGGTGCAGCTTGTGAACCTGATCCAGGGCGGCGAACAGATCGCCATGTCAACCCGCGCCGGCAAGTTCGAGACCTTGGCCGATGTCTGCGCCGAGGTGGGCGTGGATGCAGCGCGTTTCATCTTCCTGTCGCGCAAGAGCGATTCGCACCTGGACTTCGACCTGGACGTGGTCAAGCAGCAGTCCATGGACAACCCGGTCTACTACGTCCAGTACGCCCATGCCCGCATCAGCTCGCTCATGCGCAAGGCCGAGGAACAGGGCGTGGCCCTGCCCGAGCCGTCCGGCGCGCTCATGGCCCTCTTGACCACGCCCGAGGACAAGGCGCTGTTCAAGGCCCTCGACGCCTTCGAGGACACCCTCGAACTTGCGGCCCGAACCCTCTCGCCGCATCATGTCAGCTATTACTTGATGGAACTTGCAGGGCTGCTGCACCGCTATTACACTGTGCATCACATTCTGTCCGGAGATGACCATGCACTCTTGCAGGCCCGCATCCTTCTCTTCCGGGCCGTGGCCGGAGTGCTCAAGGCCGGTCTTGATCTGCTTGGAGTAAGCGCGCCCGAGCGCATGTAGCCCGATCGGACTCACGGAACCATGATCACACGCAAATCAAGCACCACCAAAAAAAAGGACAAGAACAAGCTCAGCTTTCATCTGGGCCTGTCGGGGTTCCTGTCCCTGGCCGTGCTCGTGGTTATCGGCATGGCCTGGTCGTTCATTCTCGGCGTCATCGTTGGGCGTGGCTACCAGCCTGAAAAGATGGCCATGGAAATGGCCCAAAAGGTTCTCCCCGAAGACTTCCCCCTGCTGACCGAAAAGAACGAGGAAGTTCTGAAGGGAGAGGAGCTCGAATTCTTCGACAAGCTGAAGCAGGGACCCACTTCCGTGGCCCCGGCTCCGGCCCCGCAAGCCAAGGCTCCGACGCCTCCGCAGCCCAAGCCTCAGGCCGCCCCCGCGCCCAAGCCGGAGCAGTCGCCCATTGAGGCGGCCCTGCAATCCGCTGCCGCCGTGGTCGGTCAGAGCCCTTCGGCAGTGGCAAAACCAGCCAAGGAAGAGGTCTTTGTCTTCAACTATCAGGTCGCGGCCCTTGCTTCCATGGAGCAGGCCCAGACCTTCCTGAAAAAGCTCGATCCCGCGAAATTCAAGACATCCGTGGTCACGGCCACCCACGAGGGCAAGACCTGGTACCGGGTCTACGTGCATCATCAGGGCACCGTGGATTCGGCCCTGGCCCTGAAGGAACAGCTCAAGGGCAGCGGCATCGGCGGCGTTCTGCTGCGCTCCCGCACCCCGCTCTGATCCCGCGCCTTGCCACGGCCCCAGGGCATACCATCCTCTTTGACGGAGACAACAATGCATCACGAATTCTTTGACCTCGGCCCCCGGCAGGGACGAAACATCCACGTACTGCCCGTTCCTTACGAAGGCACGGTCAGCTACGGCACGGGCACGCGCCTGGGTCCGGAGGCCCTGTTCCGGGCCAGCGTGCAGATAGAATCCTATGATGCGGAGCTGGACCTCGATCTGACCGATCTGGCCCACTTCACCCCGCTGCCCGTGATCCATCCCCCGGCCACCGGCCCCGAAGGACTGCATCAGGCCATACGCGAACAGCTCGCGGAACTCGACGCGGCCAAGGATTTCGTCCTGACGCTGGGCGGCGAGCACTCGGTGCCCCTGCCCCTTTTCGAATTCTACCACGCGGCCCATCCCGATCTGGTCCTGCTGCACATCGACGCCCACGCCGATCTGCGCGCAACCTACGAGGACAGCCCGTATTCCCACGCCTGCATCATGGCCCGGGCCCGGCAAATGGGCATCCCCCTGGCCCAGATCGGCATCCGCTCCCTGTGCCGGGAGCAACGGGACTACATGCGCGCGCAGAACCCGGCGGAGCTCATGACCCTCTTCGCCTGGGACCTGCCCGCTCCCGGCGAGGCGGCCGAACGCATCCGGGCCTTTGTCGGAAACAGGCCCATGTACATCTCCTTCGACGTTGACGGCATGGACCCAAGCGTCATTCCCGGCACCGGCACGCCCGAGCCCGGAGGCATTTCCTACGCCTGGATGACCCGCTTCTGGAAGGAGCTGTGGCTCGACGGGCTGGGCCCGAAGCTGGTCGGCATGGACATGTGCGAACTCGCGCCCATCCACGGCTCTCAGGCTTCGGAAACGGCCGCCGTCAAACTCATCCAGCGCATCCTGACCGCCTGGCTCGGACTCGCCTAGATATGAACAGCGTGGGCGATCTGCTGACCCTCACGGTCGAAAAACTACTCTGGCGCGGACGTGGGCTGGCCCGTCTGGACTCCGGACAGGTGGTCATGATCGAACCCGGGGTGCTCCCGGACGAGGTCGTGAGCGTGCGCGTGACCAAGGCCGCCAAGGATTTCCTGCAGGCCGAGGCCGTGAGAATCCTAACCCCCTCGCCCCTGCGCGGAGTTCATCCCTGCCCTCACGCAGCGGACTGCGGCGGATCGCGCTTCGGCATGGTCGCCCCGGAAACAGGCACCCAGCTCAAAGCGGACATCCTGCGCGACGCCCTGCCCCGCGCCCTTGGCCGGGATCATGGCCTGCGCATCCCCGAGCTGCGCGTCGTGCCCAGTCCTGGGGGCTGGCGCTACCGCCTGCGCGGCCAGATCCATGTCCGCTCGGGCCGTCCCCACGCCATGGGACACGCCAGCAACGACCTTGTGCCCCTGACCGACTGCCTGCTCCTGTGCGAACCTCTGGCCAAGGCCATGCCCGGCCTTGCGAAAACCCTGCCGGACGGCCGCTTCACCATCGCGGCCAGCCCGGACACAGGGCAGACCGCAACGGAACAGGACGACGTGCTGCTGCCCTTTTCCTTTCCCGAGTTCGGCCTGACCCTGCAACTGCCGCCCAGTACGTTCTTCCAGGCCAACTGGGCACTGAACCAGCAGTTGGTGCGCAGCACCGTGGACGCCCTGGACGGCTTCGAGCGCGTCGCCGACCTCTTCTGCGGAGCGGGAAACTTCGCCCTGCCCCTGGCCAGCCGTGGCAAGACCGTGCTGGCAGTTGAAGGCTCCCTCCCGGCCGTGACCACCGGCACGCGCAACGCCGAGCGCCTGAACCTTGACTCCGTCACCTTCCGCGACGCGAATCTGGCGCGGCCCGCCGCCTGGAAGATGGTTGGCGACTTCGCCCCCCGCGCCGCCATCCTGGACCCGCCCCGCACCGGAGCCAAGGGCATCGGCAGCACCCTGCTCGGCATGCAGGGCCTTGAACGCCTGGCCTGGGTCTCCTGCGACGTGGTCAACACCATCCGCGACGCAAAACCGCTGCTTGCAGCCGGCTGGCGCATATCCTCCCTGACTCTCTTCGACATGTTCCCCGGCACCTGGCACATGGAAGTGCTCATGATCCTGGACCGTCCCTGAGATCCTCGCACCGCCCCGGCCTGCGAGACTTGCGCCAATACGCGGAGAACTGTAGGACATCCTTCACACTTCACAGCCGACGGGGGGCACATGATTGAAGAGGGGATAAACAGGCTCTGGCTCAAGCACTACGATCAGGAAGTCAGTCCGAACCTGGACTACGAAACCGTTCCGCTTTTTGAAATTCTGGAGAATGCGGCGGCCAGCTATCCGGACCGCCAGGCCATCATCTTCAACAACTGGAGCGTGAGCTACAAAAAGCTCAAGCGCCTCGTGGATCTTGCCGCCGCCAACCTGAAGAAGGTCGGGGTCAAGGCCGGTGAACGGGTGGCCATCATGCTGCCCAACTGCCCGCAGACGGTCATCAGTTACTGGGCCTGCCTCAAGATCGGGGCCGTGGTGGTCATGACCAACCCGCTCTATATGGAAAAGGAGCTGCTCCACCACTTCAACGATTCCGAAGCCAAGACACTCATCACCCTGAACCTGCTCTGGAAACGCGTGGACGCCCTGCGCTCGAAGCTGCATCTGCGACGCATCTTTGTGACCTCCATCGCCGACTGCCTGAATTTTCCGCTGAACACGCTCTACACCATCAAATCCAGACGCGAATACAAGCTCGAACCCATCCCTTTCGACAATTCGCACGTGCTGCCCTGGAAAGGCCTGCTGAAAAGGGCGACCATCGAAGCGCCGCATCCGGTCGATCCGGTCACGGACCTGGCCGCGTTGCAGTACACCGGAGGCACCACGGGCGTGTCCAAAGGCGTCATGCTGACCCACGCCAACCTCGGCTACAACGCCCAGCAGGCCCGGGCCATCCTGCATAGCATCAAGGACTCGGGCGAGGTCATGCTCGGCCTGTTGCCCTTTTTTCATATTTATGGGCTGACCGTCTGCGTCAATTTCGGCACCCTCATCGGCGCGACGCTGGTGCCCATGGCCAAGTTCGTACCCCTGGACGTGCTCAAGACCATCCATAAGAAAAGGCCGACCATCTTTCCCTGCGCGCCTTCGATCTTCATCGCCCTGCTCCAGCAGAAAAACCTGCACAAATACGACCTGTCCTCGGTGCGCTACTGCATCTCCGGCTCCGCGCCCATGCCCGTGCCGGTCATGGAAAAATTCAACACCCTGAGCAACGGGGCCAACATCATCGAAGGCTTCGGACTGACTGAGGCGTCCCCCATCACGCACCTGAACCCCCTGCGCGGCAACAGCAAGAACGGCTCCATCGGCCTGCCCTTTCCGGACACCGACGCCGCCATCGTTGACATGGAGGTTGGCTCCCTGCCCCTGCCCGTGGGCAAGATCGGCGAGCTCGTCATACGCGGCCCGCAGGTCATGCGGGGCTACTGGAAACGTCCCGACGAGACGGCCAGCGTACTGCGCAACGGCTGGCTCTATACCGGCGACATCGCCTACATGGACGAGGAAGGCTATTTCTTCATCGTCGACCGCAAGAAGGATCTGATCATCACCGGCGGATACAACGTCTATCCGCGCGAGATCGATGAGGTCCTGCACGAGCACCCGGCCATCAAGGAGGCGGTCAGCGTCGGCATCACGCACAGAACCCGTGGCGAGATCATCAAGGCCTACATCGTGCTGCACGAAGGCCAGACCCTGACCAAGGCCGAAATTATCGCCTTCTGTAAGGAAAAACTGGCCAACTTCAAGGTCCCGAAACAGGTCGAATTCCGGGACGAGCTGCCCAAGAGCATTGTCGGCAAGGTTCTGCGCCGGGTCATCCGCGAAGAGGAAGACCGCAAGGCCCACGACCACTGCGAGTGCAACGGGAACAACGACGACATCGAAACAAACGAGGATGAAAAGGATCAATAGCGCCCTGTAAAGCATCGCCCGGCGGCTCTTGACACCCTCCGGCCCGGTACTTAGTTTACCCTCTTCAAAGGGGAGTAGCTAGCGGTTCCCGGGCCATCCCGGCAACCGACCCGTGGTTCGTCAGTACGGCTTCAAGGCCCGGCCCCGGGAATCCGACACAGTTCGAGATCAGCCAGACCTTTATCCACATGAACACGGGTAAAGGTCTTTTTCTTTACCCCGGATTTAAACGGAGAAAAAAAATGAACCTGCTCAAGACCACGTTTCTCTTGACCCTGCTGACGTTGCTGCTTGTCGCCATGGGCGGCGCCATCGGCGGCAAGTCCGGGATGATGATCGCCTTTCTCATTGCCGGCGGCATGAACTTCTTTGCCTACTGGAATTCGGACAAGATCGTCCTCAAGATGTACAAGGCCCGCGAAGTGACCCGTGCCGACAGCCCGGATTTCTACGGCATCGTGGAAAACCTGGCGCGCAAGGCGAACCTGCCCATGCCCAAGGTCTACGTCATCCCCTCGGACAGCCCCAACGCCTTCGCCACCGGGCGCAATCCGCAAAATGCCGCCGTGGCCGCCACCACGGGCATCATGCGCATCCTCTCGCGCGAGGAGCTTGAAGGGGTCATGGCCCACGAACTGACTCACGTCATGAACCGCGACACCCTCATCGCGACCATCGCCGCGACCATCGCCGGAGCCATCTCCATGCTCGGCAGCATGCTCCAGTGGGCGGCCATCTTCGGCATGGGACGCGGCGACGACAAGGAAGGCGGCGGCAGCGTGCTCGGCAGCCTGGCCATGGCCATCATCGCTCCCATCGCGGCCATGCTCATTCAGATGGCCGTGTCCCGCTCGCGTGAATTCATGGCTGACGAAGGCGGCGCGAAAATGTGCGGCAACCCCAAGGCCCTGGCCCGAGCACTGGTGAAGCTGCAGCAGTCCGCATCCGGCGCGCCCATGCAGGAAGCAACCCAGGCCACCTCGCACATGTTCATCGTCAATCCGCTCACGGCGTCCAAGATGGCCAGCCTCTTTTCCACCCATCCCGCGACCGAGGACCGGGTAGCCCGCCTCATGGCCATGTAGGCCCGTGTTCATATCTCAGAAAAAGAGCCCTCTCCACGGCATATGGAGAGGGCTCTTTGTTTTTGTTGCGTCCCGGACTAGCGGGCCGAAAACCGGGGCTGTCCGTACCAGGCCCGGGCCCACCGTCCGGAATTGTCCGTATCGGTCATGATGGCCACGGCGTCGATTTTTTCGATATCCTCGCCGAAAGCCAACTTCCAGTCATCGCGAATGTTGCGTTTCTCGGTCATCATCCCGCCCAGAGCGCTTTCACCGCTGCGCACCGCGATCATGTGCGCGTTCGAGGTGAAGGCATTGGGCCACATGCTCCCCTTGGGCTCGGTGCTGGCCCAGACGTAGGACAGCGCCCTTGTCTTCCAGAAGGCCAGGCCCCCCTTGGCCACCACGTAGATCCTGGCCGGATAGTCATCGCCGTTTTTCTCGCGCTCGTTGATGCCCAAAAGCACATTGTCCACCTTCCAGGACCAGTTCAGCCACGGCGTGTCGCGAAGATCGACGGACTGCTCGAAAAAAAGCCCCGAGGCCGTGCCGTTGCTCTCGGCCAGCAGCAGTTTCTCCTTTTGCAGCGGTGTGTAGACGGTGCGCCCTGCGAATTCCTTCTCCTTCCAGCCCGGATGTCCCGGCGCATACAGGGCGGGCAGGTCGCCCGCAAGGGCCACGCACGCCCAGCCCAGGATCATTGCCCCGAGCAAAAGCAGCAGCCATGGAACCATTCCTGCACTTTGCAAGGCAGGCGGGAAATTTCTGCCTGATCGGTCACGCATTCTTTCAGTCCCGGAGGCATTCATGGGTATCTCCTCATCCCTTTATATCGGCACCACGGGGATCATGGCCCAGCAGAAGAACATGTCGGTCATTTCCGACAACATCGCCAACGTAAACACGGTTGGCTTCAAATCTTCGCACATGATCTTCAACACCCTGATGAGCCAGCAGATGGGCTCGGCCAGCGTCGGCAATCAAGTCGGCCAAGGCGTCGGCGTCAGTTCGATTCTGTACGACATGTCCCTGGGATCGCTGGAGCCGACCAACACGGCCACGGACATCTCCATCAGCGGCAAGGGATTTTTCATCGTCTCGGCCGACGGAAGCAGCGATCAGCGCTACACCAGGGCCGGCAACTTCCGCTTCGACGCGGAAGGCTATCTGCGCGACCCGCAGGGAAACATCCTGCAGGGCTACCGGATGCCCGCCGAATCGATCCTGGATACAGTCCCGGTCATCCCGCCTGCGGCAGGCGCGCCCATCACGGACATCCGCCTCGACATGCAGGAAGGCGGAGGTCCCGTCTCGGAACCCGAGGCGACCACGGAAATGCGCATGATGATCAACCTGGATTCTTCCTCGCAGGAGCGAAACGCCAGCGCCACCAGCCCGTTCACGGCCCTGTTCGACAGCTGGGACGCCACGCAGCTTGAGCCTCTGGACTCGGGGGCCTACTCGTACGAGTCAGCCATGAAGGTCTTCGATTCCGACGGCAACGCGCATGTAGTCAGGGCCTTCTTCGATCCCGTCGCGGACGGCACGAGCGTTTCCAACGGTAACCGCATGTGGGAATTTCTGGTCACCATCCCACCCGCCGAGGACGCCTCCGGCCTGGGCACCAAGAAAGGCGTGCTCATGGCCGGAACCCTGACCTTCACGGCATCGGGAGAGCTTTTGAACATGAGCGCCTTCGAGGGCTCCTCCGACGACAAGAGCAGCTGGATCCCGGTCGGTTTGTCCGAAGACGGCTACCCAGTCCTGAACGCAAACCTGGTCGGAGCGGAGCCCATCTCAAGCGCTTTCGACATGGGGCTGCGCTCGAATTCAGGCTGGAATCTTCCGGCGGGAATGAGCACCATGGCCGATCTGGGCACGGCGGCCTCGGATTTGCCGTCCCTGCTGAACGCGGACAGACAGACCCTCTCGACCACCAATTTCAACACCGGCTCAAGCACTCTCTACCAGTCCCAGAACGGGTACGAGCGCGGATTCCTGCAGTCGGTCAGCGTGGACACCAAAGGGGTGCTCGTCGGCTATTTCTCCAACGGCCAGAATCAGGGCCTCTACAAGATCCCCATGGCCGACTTCATCAATCCGCAGGGGCTCTTTCGCGAGGGCGGAAAC from Desulfomicrobium apsheronum includes:
- the speB gene encoding agmatinase → MHHEFFDLGPRQGRNIHVLPVPYEGTVSYGTGTRLGPEALFRASVQIESYDAELDLDLTDLAHFTPLPVIHPPATGPEGLHQAIREQLAELDAAKDFVLTLGGEHSVPLPLFEFYHAAHPDLVLLHIDAHADLRATYEDSPYSHACIMARARQMGIPLAQIGIRSLCREQRDYMRAQNPAELMTLFAWDLPAPGEAAERIRAFVGNRPMYISFDVDGMDPSVIPGTGTPEPGGISYAWMTRFWKELWLDGLGPKLVGMDMCELAPIHGSQASETAAVKLIQRILTAWLGLA
- a CDS encoding SPOR domain-containing protein, yielding MITRKSSTTKKKDKNKLSFHLGLSGFLSLAVLVVIGMAWSFILGVIVGRGYQPEKMAMEMAQKVLPEDFPLLTEKNEEVLKGEELEFFDKLKQGPTSVAPAPAPQAKAPTPPQPKPQAAPAPKPEQSPIEAALQSAAAVVGQSPSAVAKPAKEEVFVFNYQVAALASMEQAQTFLKKLDPAKFKTSVVTATHEGKTWYRVYVHHQGTVDSALALKEQLKGSGIGGVLLRSRTPL
- a CDS encoding flagellar hook protein FlgE; this encodes MGISSSLYIGTTGIMAQQKNMSVISDNIANVNTVGFKSSHMIFNTLMSQQMGSASVGNQVGQGVGVSSILYDMSLGSLEPTNTATDISISGKGFFIVSADGSSDQRYTRAGNFRFDAEGYLRDPQGNILQGYRMPAESILDTVPVIPPAAGAPITDIRLDMQEGGGPVSEPEATTEMRMMINLDSSSQERNASATSPFTALFDSWDATQLEPLDSGAYSYESAMKVFDSDGNAHVVRAFFDPVADGTSVSNGNRMWEFLVTIPPAEDASGLGTKKGVLMAGTLTFTASGELLNMSAFEGSSDDKSSWIPVGLSEDGYPVLNANLVGAEPISSAFDMGLRSNSGWNLPAGMSTMADLGTAASDLPSLLNADRQTLSTTNFNTGSSTLYQSQNGYERGFLQSVSVDTKGVLVGYFSNGQNQGLYKIPMADFINPQGLFREGGNLFSATKDSGAVSLGWAGEGRLGSVITSSLESSNVDLATEFVNMIITQKGFDANSKVITTGDQVVQTAIQMKR
- a CDS encoding long-chain-fatty-acid--CoA ligase: MIEEGINRLWLKHYDQEVSPNLDYETVPLFEILENAAASYPDRQAIIFNNWSVSYKKLKRLVDLAAANLKKVGVKAGERVAIMLPNCPQTVISYWACLKIGAVVVMTNPLYMEKELLHHFNDSEAKTLITLNLLWKRVDALRSKLHLRRIFVTSIADCLNFPLNTLYTIKSRREYKLEPIPFDNSHVLPWKGLLKRATIEAPHPVDPVTDLAALQYTGGTTGVSKGVMLTHANLGYNAQQARAILHSIKDSGEVMLGLLPFFHIYGLTVCVNFGTLIGATLVPMAKFVPLDVLKTIHKKRPTIFPCAPSIFIALLQQKNLHKYDLSSVRYCISGSAPMPVPVMEKFNTLSNGANIIEGFGLTEASPITHLNPLRGNSKNGSIGLPFPDTDAAIVDMEVGSLPLPVGKIGELVIRGPQVMRGYWKRPDETASVLRNGWLYTGDIAYMDEEGYFFIVDRKKDLIITGGYNVYPREIDEVLHEHPAIKEAVSVGITHRTRGEIIKAYIVLHEGQTLTKAEIIAFCKEKLANFKVPKQVEFRDELPKSIVGKVLRRVIREEEDRKAHDHCECNGNNDDIETNEDEKDQ
- a CDS encoding class I SAM-dependent RNA methyltransferase produces the protein MNSVGDLLTLTVEKLLWRGRGLARLDSGQVVMIEPGVLPDEVVSVRVTKAAKDFLQAEAVRILTPSPLRGVHPCPHAADCGGSRFGMVAPETGTQLKADILRDALPRALGRDHGLRIPELRVVPSPGGWRYRLRGQIHVRSGRPHAMGHASNDLVPLTDCLLLCEPLAKAMPGLAKTLPDGRFTIAASPDTGQTATEQDDVLLPFSFPEFGLTLQLPPSTFFQANWALNQQLVRSTVDALDGFERVADLFCGAGNFALPLASRGKTVLAVEGSLPAVTTGTRNAERLNLDSVTFRDANLARPAAWKMVGDFAPRAAILDPPRTGAKGIGSTLLGMQGLERLAWVSCDVVNTIRDAKPLLAAGWRISSLTLFDMFPGTWHMEVLMILDRP
- the htpX gene encoding zinc metalloprotease HtpX, with product MNLLKTTFLLTLLTLLLVAMGGAIGGKSGMMIAFLIAGGMNFFAYWNSDKIVLKMYKAREVTRADSPDFYGIVENLARKANLPMPKVYVIPSDSPNAFATGRNPQNAAVAATTGIMRILSREELEGVMAHELTHVMNRDTLIATIAATIAGAISMLGSMLQWAAIFGMGRGDDKEGGGSVLGSLAMAIIAPIAAMLIQMAVSRSREFMADEGGAKMCGNPKALARALVKLQQSASGAPMQEATQATSHMFIVNPLTASKMASLFSTHPATEDRVARLMAM
- a CDS encoding DUF3047 domain-containing protein, whose protein sequence is MNASGTERMRDRSGRNFPPALQSAGMVPWLLLLLGAMILGWACVALAGDLPALYAPGHPGWKEKEFAGRTVYTPLQKEKLLLAESNGTASGLFFEQSVDLRDTPWLNWSWKVDNVLLGINEREKNGDDYPARIYVVAKGGLAFWKTRALSYVWASTEPKGSMWPNAFTSNAHMIAVRSGESALGGMMTEKRNIRDDWKLAFGEDIEKIDAVAIMTDTDNSGRWARAWYGQPRFSAR